Proteins from a single region of Allocatelliglobosispora scoriae:
- the cas3 gene encoding CRISPR-associated helicase Cas3': MTPPLTDAAASVWGKTDRTGTSLIGWLPLWRHLADTAAVAGRLWDGWLSPSVAQRISSELPGGAEDGRTLLTWLAGIHDIGKATPAFASQARPFADRMRANGLDYHEERIKQDRKLAPHATAGQVILADWLADGHGWEDNIHAYAVVVGGHHGTPPTDENITQVNFHRHLLGDSSWIEVQHELLAWMTERTGAADRLADWGEARLSQPVQAALTGLVIVADWIASNEEFFPYELTTAESERIESAWRTLDLPAPWTPVPHLSTVDQLFAARFELPPGASPRPVQRTVAELAAEMPVPGMLIVEAAMGEGKTEAALAAVEILAGRSGASGCLIALPTRATSDAMFGRVLSWLRRLPDADVGRGARDIKLAHGKAAFNSDFSGLIYRNAMPSGISIEEGGSAVGVHQWLAGRKRSMLSSFVIGTIDQLLFAALRSRHLVLRHLGLAGKIVVIDEAHAYDVFMSCFLDRALEWLAAYGVPVIVLSATLPAHRRAEMMAAYDRGRLGALPRPTWRNPGPPPDHYAGQRNDLRYPLVTVSTADRGAASHECADSGRGITVRLEPLDDSPEHLAALLRAALADGGCALVVRNTVARVQQTAEELREVLGTDYPVSVAHSRFMAPDRAAKDRWLREAFGPPGSGERPARHIVVASQVAEQSLDIDFDLLVTDLAPVDLMLQRIGRLHRHDRPDRPPHLAEATCHVTGADWTAVPPKPVAGSRRVYQESALLRSAAVLWPMLTEDISLRLPADISILTQAAYGQEQVGDEGWQPAMAEAFETAEKQRADKESRAGGFRLDNVAEPGTPLIGWLTGGVGNTDDRAGQGHVRDDDAESLEVIVLVRTPDGLVVPPWVDRSAGVEVSTEAVPPRQLVRDIARCTLPLPRLMTAPDVIDGVIAALEGSLDLRAWQDDRWLGGELVLVLDEDGRAAVAEFDLAYNNDEGLRVSKVE; the protein is encoded by the coding sequence ATGACTCCGCCGCTGACCGACGCCGCCGCATCGGTGTGGGGCAAGACCGACCGGACGGGCACGTCCTTGATCGGCTGGCTGCCGCTGTGGCGCCACCTCGCCGACACGGCAGCCGTCGCCGGGCGGCTCTGGGACGGCTGGCTGAGTCCGTCGGTCGCGCAGCGGATCAGCTCCGAGCTGCCCGGCGGTGCCGAGGACGGCCGCACCCTGTTGACCTGGCTCGCCGGTATCCACGACATCGGCAAGGCCACGCCCGCTTTCGCCAGCCAGGCTAGGCCATTTGCCGACCGGATGCGCGCGAACGGACTCGACTACCACGAGGAGCGGATCAAGCAGGACCGGAAGCTGGCGCCGCACGCCACCGCCGGCCAGGTGATCCTCGCCGACTGGCTCGCCGATGGGCACGGCTGGGAGGACAACATCCATGCGTACGCCGTCGTCGTCGGCGGCCACCACGGCACTCCGCCCACCGACGAGAACATCACCCAGGTCAACTTCCACCGGCACCTGCTCGGCGACAGCTCATGGATCGAGGTCCAGCACGAATTGCTCGCCTGGATGACCGAGCGAACCGGAGCAGCGGACCGCCTCGCGGACTGGGGCGAAGCCAGGCTCTCCCAGCCCGTCCAGGCAGCACTGACCGGACTCGTGATCGTCGCCGACTGGATAGCGAGCAATGAGGAGTTCTTCCCCTACGAACTCACTACAGCCGAGAGCGAGCGAATCGAGTCGGCCTGGCGGACTCTGGATCTCCCGGCGCCTTGGACGCCGGTGCCGCACCTGTCCACGGTGGATCAACTCTTCGCCGCCCGGTTCGAGCTCCCACCTGGCGCCTCCCCGCGACCGGTCCAGCGAACAGTCGCCGAACTCGCCGCTGAGATGCCTGTGCCCGGGATGCTGATCGTCGAGGCGGCGATGGGGGAGGGCAAGACCGAGGCCGCGCTCGCCGCCGTGGAGATCCTCGCGGGGCGCTCCGGTGCGAGCGGATGCCTGATCGCGCTGCCTACGCGCGCCACGAGCGATGCGATGTTCGGGCGAGTGCTGTCGTGGCTACGCCGCCTGCCGGACGCCGACGTGGGCCGGGGTGCCAGGGACATCAAGCTCGCGCACGGCAAGGCCGCGTTCAACTCCGACTTCTCCGGCCTGATATACCGCAACGCGATGCCGAGCGGGATCTCCATCGAGGAGGGCGGCTCGGCGGTCGGGGTGCACCAGTGGCTCGCGGGGCGGAAGCGGTCGATGCTCTCCAGCTTCGTCATCGGCACCATCGACCAGCTGCTTTTCGCCGCCCTGCGCTCCCGGCATCTCGTGCTGCGCCACCTGGGCCTCGCCGGGAAGATTGTGGTCATCGACGAGGCACACGCCTACGACGTCTTCATGAGCTGCTTCCTCGACCGTGCGCTGGAGTGGCTGGCCGCTTATGGCGTACCGGTCATCGTCCTGTCGGCGACGCTGCCCGCGCACCGGCGCGCGGAGATGATGGCCGCCTACGACCGGGGTCGGCTCGGAGCGCTGCCTCGACCCACCTGGCGCAATCCCGGACCGCCGCCCGACCACTACGCCGGCCAGCGCAACGACCTGCGCTACCCCCTGGTCACGGTCTCCACCGCGGACCGGGGAGCTGCCTCGCACGAGTGCGCCGACTCCGGCCGGGGGATCACTGTTCGCCTCGAACCGCTCGACGACTCACCCGAGCACCTCGCCGCGCTGCTGCGGGCCGCGCTCGCTGACGGTGGCTGTGCGCTTGTGGTGCGCAACACGGTGGCGCGGGTCCAGCAGACCGCCGAGGAGTTGCGGGAGGTGCTCGGCACCGACTACCCGGTCTCGGTGGCGCACTCCCGCTTCATGGCGCCGGACCGGGCGGCCAAGGACCGGTGGCTGCGCGAGGCGTTCGGCCCGCCCGGAAGCGGCGAGCGCCCGGCCCGGCACATCGTGGTCGCCAGTCAGGTGGCGGAGCAGTCGCTCGACATCGACTTCGACCTGCTCGTGACCGACCTGGCCCCGGTCGACCTGATGCTTCAGCGCATCGGGCGGCTGCACCGCCACGACCGTCCGGATCGCCCGCCGCACCTCGCTGAGGCGACCTGCCACGTCACCGGGGCCGACTGGACGGCGGTGCCGCCGAAGCCGGTGGCCGGTTCGCGTCGGGTCTATCAGGAGTCCGCCCTGCTGCGCTCGGCGGCTGTGCTGTGGCCGATGCTCACCGAGGACATCTCGCTGCGCCTGCCTGCCGACATCTCGATCCTCACCCAGGCCGCATACGGACAGGAGCAGGTCGGGGATGAGGGCTGGCAGCCTGCGATGGCCGAAGCGTTCGAGACCGCGGAGAAGCAGCGGGCCGACAAGGAGAGCCGGGCCGGCGGGTTCCGGCTCGACAACGTCGCCGAGCCGGGGACACCGCTGATCGGGTGGCTCACCGGCGGTGTCGGCAACACCGACGACCGCGCGGGTCAAGGTCACGTCCGGGACGACGACGCCGAGTCGCTCGAGGTCATCGTCCTGGTACGCACACCCGACGGCCTAGTCGTCCCCCCATGGGTCGACCGGAGTGCGGGTGTCGAAGTCTCCACCGAAGCGGTCCCGCCACGGCAGCTCGTGCGGGACATCGCTCGCTGCACCCTGCCCCTGCCGAGGCTGATGACCGCCCCCGACGTCATCGACGGTGTCATCGCCGCGCTGGAGGGCTCTCTTGACCTGCGTGCCTGGCAGGACGACCGCTGGCTCGGCGGAGAGCTCGTCCTCGTGCTCGATGAGGACGGCAGGGCAGCTGTCGCGGAGTTCGATCTCGCCTACAACAACGACGAAGGACTTCGTGTCTCCAAAGTGGAGTAA
- a CDS encoding UvrD-helicase domain-containing protein, protein MSAISKFAEHTHAGIHLETLEGARDPNVRTIRINLAYRGVVLAAGGAKYVLLTVMHHDDAIAYAVSRRFTVNRVFGLLEMRDQQRIEEIEQALPPTPAVGLFSWVSDNDLRRLGIEDVLIPLIRAVTTDEQLASFRAVLPTAQFDVLTGLSMRMTVNEIFDELAQRIVADIDTSDLFTAAGRTPERVKLVSGPHELASILAHPFDVWRVFLHPTQHDIAYRPSYAGPALITGSAGTGKTVTAVHRAVFLAGRLPADGSKILMTTYTRTLADTLRRQIDLLTDDKVIRSRIDVLGADQLAHQIVKGRREPKVIEPEPLRALWQAVAADAPSYFSRTGTLATFSPAFLQREWEQVILAQQITTADGYRTAVRRGRGDALRADQRDQVWAAVNGAVARLAKQRQSTYLQLADEAVGILATSGPIYRHVIVDEGQDLHPSQWRLLRAAVAPGPDDLFLMADPYQRIYDNHVSLKSLGIEVSGRSRRLTLNYRTTHEILAWSIRVLNGDSAVSLDDTVDTLAGYRSLTHGRPPALTVHRDRAGELSKLIERVGTWMDDDEVEPEAIGVAARNGQLVKAIIKALTDAHIPVADEKTGGAGVRVASMHRLKGLEFQCLAVVGLDAGVLPSAQAVTDPAEDPLSHRQDMQRERCLLFVAMTRARDALYLSHTGTRSSLLPA, encoded by the coding sequence GTGTCGGCGATCAGCAAGTTCGCCGAGCATACGCATGCGGGCATCCACCTGGAGACACTCGAAGGGGCGCGAGACCCTAACGTTCGGACCATTCGAATCAACCTGGCCTACCGAGGGGTGGTACTCGCGGCGGGCGGCGCGAAATATGTGCTCCTCACGGTCATGCACCACGACGACGCCATCGCCTACGCGGTCAGCAGACGGTTCACCGTCAACCGTGTCTTCGGCCTGCTGGAGATGCGGGATCAGCAGCGGATCGAGGAGATCGAGCAGGCCCTGCCACCGACGCCTGCCGTCGGCCTCTTCAGCTGGGTCTCCGACAATGACCTGCGGCGGCTCGGCATCGAGGACGTGCTCATCCCGCTGATCCGGGCCGTCACGACCGACGAGCAGCTCGCTTCGTTCCGAGCGGTCCTGCCGACCGCCCAGTTCGACGTGCTGACCGGACTCTCGATGCGGATGACCGTCAACGAGATCTTCGACGAGCTCGCTCAGCGGATCGTCGCCGACATCGACACCTCGGACCTGTTCACCGCCGCCGGGCGTACACCCGAGCGGGTGAAGCTTGTCAGCGGGCCGCACGAGCTCGCATCGATCCTCGCCCACCCCTTCGACGTGTGGCGGGTCTTCCTGCACCCGACGCAGCATGACATCGCCTACCGCCCGAGCTATGCCGGTCCGGCCCTCATCACCGGCAGTGCGGGAACGGGCAAGACCGTCACCGCGGTGCACCGGGCGGTCTTCCTCGCGGGTCGCCTGCCCGCCGACGGCTCGAAGATCCTGATGACGACATACACCAGGACGCTCGCCGACACCCTGCGGCGCCAGATCGACCTGCTCACCGACGACAAGGTGATCCGCAGCCGCATCGATGTCCTCGGTGCCGACCAGCTCGCGCACCAGATCGTGAAGGGCCGCCGCGAGCCCAAGGTGATCGAGCCCGAGCCGTTGCGAGCGCTCTGGCAGGCGGTGGCGGCGGACGCACCGTCGTACTTCAGCCGCACCGGCACTCTCGCCACGTTCAGCCCGGCTTTCCTGCAGCGGGAATGGGAGCAGGTCATCCTCGCGCAGCAGATCACCACGGCGGACGGTTACCGCACCGCCGTCCGCCGTGGCCGGGGCGACGCACTGCGCGCAGACCAGCGCGACCAGGTCTGGGCGGCGGTCAACGGAGCGGTCGCCAGGCTGGCGAAGCAGCGGCAGAGCACCTACCTCCAGCTCGCGGACGAGGCGGTGGGCATCCTCGCGACGAGCGGTCCGATCTACCGGCACGTCATCGTGGACGAGGGCCAGGACCTGCACCCGTCGCAGTGGCGCCTGCTGCGTGCCGCCGTCGCGCCAGGGCCGGACGACCTGTTCCTGATGGCCGATCCCTACCAGCGGATCTATGACAACCACGTCTCGCTCAAGTCGCTCGGCATCGAGGTGAGCGGCCGCAGCCGCAGGCTCACCCTCAACTACCGCACCACGCACGAGATCCTCGCCTGGTCGATTCGGGTGCTCAACGGGGACTCGGCGGTGAGCCTGGACGACACCGTGGACACCCTCGCCGGCTACCGGTCGCTCACCCACGGCCGACCGCCCGCGCTGACCGTGCACCGCGACCGGGCCGGAGAGCTCAGCAAGCTGATCGAGCGGGTCGGCACCTGGATGGACGACGACGAGGTCGAGCCGGAGGCGATCGGTGTCGCGGCCCGCAACGGCCAGCTCGTGAAGGCGATCATCAAGGCGCTGACCGATGCGCACATCCCGGTCGCCGACGAGAAGACCGGCGGTGCCGGGGTCCGGGTCGCCTCCATGCACCGGCTGAAAGGACTGGAGTTCCAGTGCCTCGCCGTGGTCGGCCTGGACGCAGGTGTCCTGCCCTCCGCCCAGGCGGTCACCGACCCGGCTGAGGACCCGCTGTCGCACCGCCAGGACATGCAGCGCGAGCGATGCCTGCTCTTCGTCGCGATGACCAGGGCACGGGATGCGCTCTACCTCTCGCACACCGGCACGCGCAGCTCGCTCCTGCCCGCCTGA
- the casA gene encoding type I-E CRISPR-associated protein Cse1/CasA has product MDEPWIPVLDLSGRLREVSLRGLFADAGELRMLACELPTQSFAILRLALAILHRATDGPPGETAWRELWKQPGLPLSDVEDYLAAFRDRFDLLHPERPFYQVADLQTAKGEVFGLERLIADVPNGFPFLTTRAGTGMDRISAAEAARWLLHCQAFDPSGIKSGAVGDARVKGGRGYPIGVGSAGSLGGVYLEGATLRETLLLNLVPTGPGLLASDARDLPVWEREPHGPSEEPATARGPFGVLSLYTWQSRRIRLNGDRHGITGAMVANGDKIEWQDRQLMEPLSVFGRSGPREREAKRVPIYLPRPHDHTRALWRGLETLLPPPASGGSEPPQRLSPLVMQWLARLRVHRVLGDDFTVTSRAVSITYGVQQATTSEVFGDSLTMNVQVVSGEAELRTTVVDSAGDAEEAVKVLRSLAADLVRAAAGQGTDNGAADRAAAAAYAELDRHFRRWLARLGTGSDALAERRAWQRTVLKVVVRLGRDMIAAAGPAAAVGRVERDNGKDVHYCSAQAEAWFRRKIYKALELAFDTSAKEEVPA; this is encoded by the coding sequence ATGGATGAGCCCTGGATACCGGTGCTGGATCTGAGTGGGCGGCTGCGTGAGGTGTCGCTGCGCGGGCTGTTCGCCGACGCGGGCGAGCTTCGGATGCTCGCGTGCGAACTGCCGACCCAGTCGTTCGCGATCCTGCGGCTGGCACTGGCGATCCTGCACCGGGCGACTGACGGCCCACCGGGCGAGACGGCCTGGCGAGAGCTGTGGAAGCAGCCCGGCCTGCCACTATCCGATGTGGAGGATTACCTCGCCGCTTTCCGGGACAGGTTCGATCTGCTCCACCCGGAGCGACCGTTCTACCAGGTGGCCGACCTGCAGACGGCGAAAGGCGAGGTCTTCGGGCTGGAGCGGCTCATCGCCGACGTGCCCAACGGCTTTCCCTTCCTCACGACGCGAGCCGGCACCGGGATGGACCGGATCTCCGCGGCCGAGGCGGCGCGCTGGCTGCTGCACTGCCAGGCCTTCGACCCGTCGGGGATCAAGTCCGGCGCGGTCGGTGACGCCCGGGTCAAGGGCGGTCGGGGCTACCCGATCGGTGTCGGCTCGGCGGGTTCGCTCGGGGGTGTCTACCTGGAGGGGGCGACTCTGCGGGAGACCCTGCTGCTCAACCTGGTCCCGACCGGTCCCGGACTGCTCGCATCCGACGCGCGGGACCTGCCGGTCTGGGAGCGCGAGCCGCACGGACCCAGCGAGGAACCGGCGACGGCGAGGGGCCCGTTCGGAGTGCTCAGCCTCTACACCTGGCAGTCGCGGCGCATCCGGCTCAACGGCGATCGCCACGGCATCACCGGCGCGATGGTCGCCAACGGCGACAAGATCGAGTGGCAGGACCGGCAGCTCATGGAGCCGCTCAGCGTCTTCGGCCGCAGCGGACCCCGGGAACGCGAGGCCAAGCGCGTCCCGATCTACCTGCCCCGCCCGCACGATCACACCCGGGCACTGTGGCGCGGGCTGGAGACCCTCCTTCCACCGCCGGCATCGGGTGGCAGCGAGCCGCCTCAGCGCTTGTCGCCGCTGGTCATGCAGTGGCTGGCCCGGCTCCGGGTCCATCGCGTGCTCGGTGACGACTTCACCGTCACGTCCCGGGCGGTGAGCATCACCTACGGCGTGCAGCAGGCCACCACGAGCGAGGTGTTCGGTGACTCCCTGACGATGAACGTCCAGGTCGTCAGCGGCGAGGCTGAGCTGCGTACCACCGTGGTGGACAGCGCGGGCGACGCGGAGGAGGCGGTGAAGGTGCTGCGCTCGCTCGCGGCGGACCTGGTGCGTGCCGCGGCCGGGCAGGGGACCGACAACGGTGCCGCGGACCGGGCCGCGGCTGCCGCCTACGCGGAGCTGGACCGGCACTTCCGCCGCTGGCTGGCCAGGCTGGGAACCGGCTCGGATGCCCTGGCGGAACGGCGGGCGTGGCAGCGGACGGTGCTGAAGGTCGTCGTGCGGCTCGGGCGGGACATGATCGCCGCCGCCGGTCCGGCCGCCGCGGTCGGC